In Streptomyces alboniger, the following are encoded in one genomic region:
- a CDS encoding DUF456 domain-containing protein, whose protein sequence is MGAWELLLVAVVMLLGLCGVLVPGVPGPWLVWAAVLWWALQDTRGLAWGVLVGASVVLLAAQAVRWQLPPRRLRESGATRRMAVFAGAGALLGFCVVPVIGAVPGFIGGIYTAERLRLGGHGEAAAATRTAMRSGGASVLTELFACLMILGAWLGAVFWG, encoded by the coding sequence GGCCTGTGCGGAGTGCTGGTGCCCGGAGTGCCGGGGCCGTGGCTGGTGTGGGCCGCGGTCCTGTGGTGGGCGCTCCAGGACACCAGGGGGCTCGCCTGGGGTGTCCTCGTCGGCGCGTCCGTGGTGCTGCTCGCGGCGCAGGCGGTGCGCTGGCAGCTGCCTCCCCGCAGGCTGCGGGAGAGCGGCGCCACGCGCCGGATGGCCGTCTTCGCCGGGGCGGGGGCGCTGCTGGGCTTCTGCGTGGTGCCGGTGATCGGCGCGGTGCCCGGCTTCATCGGCGGGATCTACACCGCGGAGCGGCTGCGGCTCGGCGGTCACGGCGAGGCGGCGGCGGCGACGCGGACGGCCATGCGCAGCGGCGGCGCGAGCGTACTGACCGAGCTGTTCGCGTGCCTGATGATCCTGGGGGCGTGGCTGGGGGCCGTGTTCTGGGGTTAG
- a CDS encoding PPOX class F420-dependent oxidoreductase, protein MSEFSEAERAYLRSQRLGRMATVDPKGQPQANPVGFFPQDDGTILVGGHSLGTTKKWRNLRTNPKVSLVVDDIVSLEPWKVRGIDIRGEAELLTGPHELGPGFSEELIRIRPRRIHSWGLDAR, encoded by the coding sequence ATGAGCGAATTCAGCGAAGCCGAACGCGCGTACCTCAGGTCCCAGCGGCTGGGGCGGATGGCCACGGTCGACCCGAAGGGGCAGCCGCAGGCGAACCCCGTCGGCTTCTTCCCGCAGGACGACGGCACGATCCTGGTCGGCGGACACTCGCTGGGCACCACGAAGAAGTGGCGCAACCTCCGGACGAACCCGAAGGTGTCCCTCGTCGTCGACGACATCGTGAGCCTGGAGCCGTGGAAGGTGCGGGGCATCGACATCCGCGGGGAGGCCGAACTGCTCACCGGTCCCCACGAGTTGGGCCCCGGCTTCAGCGAGGAGCTGATCCGGATCCGTCCGCGCCGGATCCACAGCTGGGGGCTCGACGCGCGGTAG
- a CDS encoding DNA-3-methyladenine glycosylase 2 family protein gives MEGVIDEETRYEAVRSRDARFDGEFFFAVETTGIYCRPSCPAVTPKRQNVRYYTTAAAAQTSGYRACRRCRPDAVPGSAEWNVRADVVGRAMRMIGDGVVDREGVPGLAVRLGYSARQVQRQLTAELGAGPVALARAQRAHTARVLLQTTDLPITEIAFAAGFASVRQFNDTIKAVYALTPTALRAAAPRRGAARATPAAGIPLRLAHRGPYQAAAVFDLLAAEAVHGIEEVTGERAARTYRRTLRLPYGTGIVAVQEARSTAAAGGGRGGGGGGGAEGASGPGAVHRGGWLDARLHLTDLRDLTTAVQRLRRLFDLDADPYAVDERLGGDPRLGPLVAARPGLRSPGAADPEEFAVRALVGRAGAERLVERHGKALDAACGRLTHLFPAPAELAVERGPLGALATALADGALRLDAGADRDDAEAALLALPGLDARTAALIRMRALGDPDVAPPGEPEPILDAWRPWRSYALRHLRADRDPTARRAPSCGSGADGSGSAPR, from the coding sequence ATGGAGGGCGTGATCGATGAGGAGACCCGATACGAGGCCGTGCGCAGCCGGGACGCCCGCTTCGACGGCGAGTTCTTCTTCGCCGTGGAGACGACCGGCATCTACTGCCGCCCCAGCTGCCCCGCCGTGACCCCCAAACGGCAGAACGTCCGCTACTACACCACGGCCGCCGCCGCCCAGACCTCCGGCTACCGCGCCTGCCGCCGCTGCCGGCCGGACGCCGTGCCCGGCTCCGCCGAGTGGAACGTGCGCGCCGACGTGGTCGGCCGCGCCATGCGCATGATCGGCGACGGCGTCGTCGACCGCGAGGGCGTCCCCGGCCTCGCGGTCCGCCTCGGCTACAGCGCCCGGCAGGTGCAGCGCCAGCTCACCGCCGAACTCGGCGCGGGCCCGGTCGCGCTGGCCCGCGCCCAGCGGGCGCACACCGCGCGCGTCCTGCTCCAGACCACGGACCTGCCGATCACGGAGATCGCGTTCGCCGCGGGCTTCGCCAGCGTCCGCCAGTTCAACGACACGATCAAGGCCGTGTACGCGCTCACGCCGACCGCGCTGCGCGCCGCCGCCCCCCGACGCGGCGCCGCACGCGCCACACCCGCCGCGGGCATCCCGCTGCGCCTCGCCCACCGGGGCCCCTACCAGGCCGCGGCGGTCTTCGACCTGCTCGCGGCTGAGGCGGTCCACGGCATTGAGGAGGTCACCGGCGAGCGCGCCGCCCGCACCTACCGGCGTACGCTCCGACTGCCCTACGGGACAGGGATCGTGGCCGTCCAGGAGGCCCGCTCCACGGCCGCGGCCGGGGGCGGAAGAGGGGGAGGAGGAGGGGGCGGGGCCGAGGGAGCTTCCGGCCCCGGAGCCGTACACCGCGGCGGCTGGCTCGACGCCCGGCTGCACCTCACCGACCTGCGCGACCTCACCACCGCCGTGCAGCGCCTGCGCCGCCTCTTCGACCTGGACGCCGATCCGTACGCCGTGGACGAGAGGCTCGGCGGCGACCCCCGCCTCGGCCCGCTCGTCGCCGCCCGGCCCGGACTGCGCTCGCCGGGCGCCGCCGACCCCGAGGAGTTCGCGGTGCGGGCGCTCGTGGGGCGGGCCGGCGCCGAACGGCTCGTGGAGCGGCACGGCAAGGCGCTGGACGCGGCGTGCGGACGGCTCACCCACCTCTTCCCCGCGCCCGCCGAACTGGCCGTCGAGCGCGGCCCGCTCGGCGCGCTGGCGACGGCGCTCGCCGACGGCGCCCTGCGGCTGGACGCGGGGGCGGACCGGGACGACGCCGAGGCCGCGCTGCTCGCCCTGCCCGGCCTGGATGCGAGGACGGCGGCGCTGATCAGGATGCGGGCGCTCGGCGACCCCGACGTGGCCCCGCCCGGCGAACCGGAGCCGATCCTGGACGCCTGGCGGCCGTGGCGCTCGTACGCCCTGCGCCACCTGCGGGCGGACCGTGACCCTACCGCGCGTCGAGCCCCCAGCTGTGGATCCGGCGCGGACGGATCCGGATCAGCTCCTCGCTGA